From Solea senegalensis isolate Sse05_10M linkage group LG7, IFAPA_SoseM_1, whole genome shotgun sequence, a single genomic window includes:
- the LOC122772747 gene encoding UDP-glucuronosyltransferase 2C1-like — MKHVLFPVWTNSRCLTMVRLICCCSALLLLTLMPGVCQAGNILVFPIEGSHWINMEIMLQALHARGHNLTVLRSSKSWYVKGNSSYYNTINVQVEKSINQEVITDVLAVVLEYEKGTLPWFNFLSVNIGMIGTFIDIHRIASGFVSAMIDDQGLIRTIKDSKFDLMLTDPAWASGAILAKYLNLPLVYNVRWLLAVDAQFAIAPSPLSYVPTVGSGNTDKMNFLQRVKNMLIHLVTQSQTYLVSELAYQETVDKYLGPGNSLHQLILNADIWLMRTDFIFDYPRPTLPNVVYMGGFQCKPAKPLPEHLEEFVQSSGEHGFIIMSLGTFVSELPPDMTSEIASAFAKLPQKVIWKHKGTRPATLGNNTLLVDWMPQNDLLGHPKIKLFVAHGGTNGVQEALYHGVPVVGLPVFFDQYDNLLRLRDRGAAKTLTLATMNKDSFLEAIEEVLKDPSYRTNMQRLSRLHRDKPMKPMDTAIFWIEFVMRHKGAPHLRAQSYRLPWYSYHSVDVFLFLSGAVLLVLFTVFILMRCLYTAVCKPKVKKE; from the exons ATGAAGcatgttttatttcctgtgtggACGAACTCTAGATGTCTCACTATG GTGCGGCTGATCTGTTGCTGCAGTGCCTTGCTCCTGCTCACCCTCATGCCCGGAGTCTGTCAAGCTGGAAACATCCTGGTCTTTCCCATAGAAGGCAGCCACTGGATAAACATGGAAATCATGCTTCAAGCTTTGCATGCGAGAGGCCACAATTTAACTGTTCTGCGATCGAGCAAAAGCTGGTATGTCAAGGGTAATTCTTCTTATTACAATACCATCAATGTCCAAGTGGAGAAGAGCATAAATCAGGAGGTCATCACAGATGTTCTGGCCGTAGTACTTGAATATGAAAAAGGGACGCTTCCCTGGTTTAACTTTCTCTCCGTCAATATAGGAATGATTGGCACATTCATTGACATTCACAGAATAGCGAGTGGATTTGTATCAGCAATGATCGATGACCAAGGTCTGATAAGAACCATAAAGGACAGCAAATTTGACCTTATGCTCACTGACCCAGCCTGGGCAAGTGGAGCCATTTTAGCTAAATACTTAAACCTTCCTTTGGTTTATAATGTCCGCTGGCTGCTTGCTGTAGACGCTCAGTTTGCAATCGCTCCCTCACCGCTATCGTATGTTCCTACTGTAGGATCTGGCAACACTGATAAAATGAACTTTCTTCAAAGAGTTAAAAACATGCTGATACATCTCGTAACCCAATCACAAACCTATTTGGTGAGTGAGCTAGCATATCAGGAGACAGTTGACAAATATCTTGGGCCTGGTAATAGCTTACACCAGCTAATACTAAATGCAGACATCTGGCTGATGAGaactgactttatttttgattatcCGCGCCCAACTCTGCCTAATGTTGTGTACATGGGGGGGTTTCAATGTAAACCTGCGAAACCACTCCCTGAACATCTGGAGGAGTTTGTGCAGAGTTCTGGAGAGCATGGCTTCATCATCATGTCTCTGGGGACTTTTGTGAGTGAACTTCCTCCTGACATGACAAGTGAGATCGCTTCAGCTTTTGCTAAATTACCACAGAAAGTCATCTGGAAGCATAAAGGTACACGACCAGCCACTCTGGGCAACAACACTCTGCTAGTGGACTGGATGCCACAGAATGACCTCCTGGGACACCCAAAGATTAAACTATTTGTGGCTCATGGAGGAACGAACGGAGTCCAAGAAGCTTTGTATCATGGAGTCCCAGTTGTGGGACTGCCTGTGTTTTTTGACCAGTATGACAACCTGCTCCGTCTGAGAGACAGAGGTGCAGCTAAGACTCTTACATTAGCCACAATGAACAAAGACAGTTTCCTAGAAGCAATTGAGGAAGTCCTGAAGGATCCGTCCTACAGGACGAACATGCAGAGGCTCTCCAGGCTGCACAGGGATAAGCCAATGAAACCGATGGatactgccatcttctggataGAGTTTGTCATGAGACACAAAGGTGCACCTCACCTCAGAGCGCAGTCCTACAGACTACCATGGTATTCCTACCActctgtggatgtgtttttgttcctatCTGGAGCTGTCCTACTTGtgcttttcactgttttcatcttGATGAGGTGTTTGTATACTGCAGTGTGTAAACCCAAAGTGAAAAAAGAGTAA